A region from the Mucilaginibacter sp. CSA2-8R genome encodes:
- a CDS encoding DUF1837 domain-containing protein: MISTSIKSNFLDLFYSDIKDQPLDRNNKLNVFTLKISNNSFAYNELVELLGNKLYHFALSRTEVESLRQKDQLNTLIQKSKSKLREYIEKEKASAKAGQNEGGELGELLLYCLLECHLNAPKILSKLELKTSNQMYVNGADGVHLLKITDKDYQLVFGESKLHADLAQGIYDAFGSINTLLDNRKNKLHFEIDLVNSQLVKEVFDDAAYSLLKKILLPSAQDDETNMDYSFGIFLGFNVEITKEEFDKSNAEFRRHIRERIQSEIQSKIGSINYQINKQCFTGYSFYVYVIPFSDLSEHRVAIINQLIK; the protein is encoded by the coding sequence ATGATTTCAACTTCAATTAAAAGTAACTTCCTTGATCTATTTTATTCCGACATTAAAGATCAACCGCTAGATAGGAATAATAAGTTAAATGTTTTCACTCTGAAAATTTCTAACAACAGTTTTGCTTATAATGAATTGGTCGAATTATTAGGCAACAAGCTTTATCATTTTGCATTATCCAGAACTGAAGTTGAATCTCTGCGCCAAAAAGACCAATTAAATACGTTAATCCAGAAATCAAAATCAAAACTGCGTGAATATATAGAAAAGGAGAAAGCAAGTGCAAAAGCTGGTCAAAACGAAGGTGGTGAATTAGGTGAATTGCTATTGTATTGCTTATTGGAATGTCATTTGAATGCACCAAAGATACTTAGCAAACTAGAGTTGAAAACCTCAAACCAAATGTATGTAAATGGCGCTGACGGTGTTCATCTTTTAAAGATTACTGACAAAGATTACCAGCTTGTGTTTGGTGAATCAAAATTGCATGCAGATTTGGCACAAGGGATTTATGATGCTTTCGGTTCAATAAATACATTATTAGACAACAGAAAGAATAAATTACATTTTGAAATTGATCTTGTAAATAGTCAATTGGTTAAAGAGGTTTTTGATGATGCAGCTTATTCCTTACTAAAGAAAATATTATTACCAAGCGCTCAGGATGACGAAACTAACATGGATTATTCTTTTGGCATTTTCCTTGGTTTCAATGTTGAAATTACTAAAGAAGAGTTTGATAAATCCAATGCTGAATTTAGAAGGCATATACGGGAACGAATCCAAAGTGAAATTCAGAGTAAGATCGGCTCAATAAATTATCAAATCAATAAACAATGTTTTACCGGGTACAGCTTCTATGTATATGTAATCCCATTCAGCGACTTAAGCGAACATCGCGTTGCCATAATTAATCAGCTAATCAAATGA
- a CDS encoding DEAD/DEAH box helicase, whose translation MSETLIEKLTFEILHEPYFYTLLDKCAQSNALRSFQTSFEPSLSLNAKELKDSLRYADILSNSESLGAREYAHQIIAHLNTSFSQDPFYKTVAKAVYFKLGNFPAINYLETKNDNWAEVPFDRQLEIESKRIIQAVPNLKGFVFTYTQYQLYSRLINSAEFSFSGPTSMGKSFIIKTFIKNIFRNTPRENMVILVPTRALINQFAMDVKKDLDEDLQYYRYKIITNSNVTELTEESFNYIMILTPERLISFLTNDSQTSIGFLFVDEAHKLAQLKDTRSVTTYTAIEKSQAKFGRNLKLYFSSPNVSNPEIFLKLFNRSVEDKVFKTDESPVTQNIYFLDLIDKRIEAIQKNSIQNRLIPFDKRLTGINEVITLLGKNQNNLIYNNSKQKTINVAKTFADTRVVEASLHPEIIKAIEQIKEYVHPDYYLSDLLTKKTAYHHGRLPQLIRNVVESLYKNELVSFVFCTSTLLEGVNMPTKNLFILNNKNGLNKLEDIDFWNLVGRAGRLNIELSGNIYCIKHEDCNWENKESILTKKEITIVPTVIARIDSNLKKIEKILLEQDISGSETEKEVLRYIANIISIDSLQTQSNYQSPVINKLIADKKEKIIELAKKQGQNINVPFSILNGNPSIKISIQQQVYNKLLNDHKQGRSILLPNANSEKFYETCKTLLEYFFDLYQWNGAESDLRKKSSMAYYATIMTQWIKGFSLSQIINQSLKYYETKGGTVAIDYNSYVPFEKDNLQHINIVIENIIDDIEHVLRFLFEKYFNHYYQVLVTILGAESAGENWATLLEYGTQNRIVIALQNIGLSRHTAIAIYNRGRLNLEIVDNKLKGIRKEGLLALFKSTSIEFDEIQRLL comes from the coding sequence ATGAGCGAAACCCTAATTGAGAAATTAACTTTTGAAATACTGCATGAACCTTATTTTTATACACTTTTAGATAAGTGTGCGCAGTCGAATGCACTTAGGAGTTTTCAAACGTCTTTTGAGCCTTCCCTTTCTCTTAATGCTAAAGAATTGAAAGATTCATTGCGTTATGCGGACATACTATCGAATTCTGAAAGTTTAGGAGCAAGAGAGTATGCTCATCAAATTATTGCCCACCTAAACACAAGTTTCTCCCAGGATCCATTTTATAAAACCGTTGCAAAAGCAGTATATTTTAAGCTAGGAAATTTTCCTGCTATTAATTATCTGGAAACAAAAAACGATAATTGGGCAGAAGTACCATTTGATCGTCAATTGGAAATCGAATCAAAGCGTATAATACAAGCTGTGCCAAATCTGAAGGGTTTTGTCTTTACATACACCCAATATCAGCTTTATTCCCGCTTGATTAACAGCGCTGAATTTAGTTTTTCTGGTCCAACATCAATGGGAAAGTCGTTTATTATCAAAACATTTATCAAGAATATTTTTCGCAATACTCCACGGGAGAATATGGTCATACTAGTTCCTACTAGGGCATTGATCAATCAGTTTGCGATGGATGTAAAAAAAGATCTTGATGAAGACCTTCAATATTACCGTTATAAAATCATCACAAACTCGAATGTAACTGAGCTTACTGAGGAAAGTTTTAATTATATAATGATTCTTACTCCTGAGCGTTTAATATCATTTCTTACAAATGATTCTCAAACTTCCATTGGTTTTTTATTCGTTGACGAAGCACACAAGTTAGCACAATTAAAAGATACCCGGAGTGTTACAACATACACAGCTATTGAGAAATCACAAGCGAAGTTTGGACGAAACCTTAAACTTTATTTTTCATCTCCTAATGTTTCCAATCCTGAAATTTTTCTCAAGCTGTTTAATCGAAGTGTAGAGGATAAGGTATTTAAGACCGATGAATCGCCGGTTACCCAAAATATTTACTTTCTTGATCTAATTGATAAACGTATTGAAGCCATTCAGAAAAATAGCATACAAAATCGTCTTATACCATTCGATAAACGATTAACGGGAATCAATGAAGTAATAACCTTATTAGGCAAGAATCAAAATAATTTGATTTATAATAATAGTAAACAAAAAACTATTAATGTTGCCAAAACCTTCGCAGATACTAGGGTAGTTGAGGCAAGTTTACATCCAGAGATTATAAAAGCAATTGAACAAATTAAAGAATACGTACATCCCGATTATTATCTATCCGATCTATTAACTAAAAAAACGGCTTATCACCATGGGCGATTGCCACAGTTAATTCGGAATGTTGTAGAGTCCTTATATAAAAATGAATTGGTATCATTTGTTTTTTGCACATCAACCTTGTTAGAAGGTGTTAACATGCCAACTAAAAACCTCTTTATTTTAAATAACAAAAATGGCCTTAATAAATTAGAGGATATCGATTTTTGGAATTTGGTTGGTCGTGCTGGACGTTTAAATATAGAATTGTCCGGAAATATTTATTGTATTAAACATGAAGATTGCAATTGGGAAAATAAGGAAAGTATTCTTACTAAGAAGGAGATTACGATAGTGCCGACTGTAATTGCTAGAATCGATAGCAATTTAAAAAAGATAGAAAAAATATTGCTGGAGCAAGATATTAGTGGATCAGAGACCGAAAAAGAAGTTTTAAGATATATTGCAAATATCATATCAATTGATAGTTTACAGACACAATCAAACTATCAAAGTCCTGTTATAAATAAATTAATAGCAGACAAAAAGGAAAAAATCATTGAGCTCGCAAAAAAACAAGGCCAGAATATTAACGTGCCATTTTCAATTCTAAATGGCAACCCATCAATTAAAATTAGCATTCAACAACAGGTTTACAACAAATTGTTAAATGACCACAAGCAAGGTCGATCTATTTTATTACCAAATGCCAATAGTGAAAAGTTTTATGAAACTTGTAAAACTCTTTTGGAATACTTTTTTGATTTGTACCAATGGAACGGGGCGGAATCTGATCTTCGAAAGAAAAGTAGCATGGCATATTATGCTACAATAATGACTCAATGGATTAAAGGTTTTAGTCTTAGTCAAATTATAAATCAATCCCTAAAATATTATGAGACTAAGGGGGGTACTGTAGCTATTGACTATAATTCCTATGTGCCATTCGAAAAAGATAATCTTCAACATATCAATATCGTAATAGAGAATATCATCGATGATATTGAGCACGTTCTGCGATTTCTCTTTGAAAAGTATTTTAATCACTATTACCAGGTATTGGTGACAATTTTGGGTGCCGAAAGTGCTGGCGAAAATTGGGCTACTCTTTTAGAATATGGCACTCAAAACAGAATTGTCATAGCCTTACAAAATATAGGATTATCACGCCACACCGCGATAGCAATTTATAATCGAGGACGCTTAAACTTAGAAATTGTTGATAATAAATTAAAAGGAATTCGCAAAGAAGGTCTATTAGCCCTATTTAAATCAACTTCAATCGAATTTGACGAAATCCAAAGGTTGTTGTAG
- a CDS encoding ATP-binding protein produces MRVDKVHIKTTFKNLTDFKIDIDEKAMETVLLGLNATGKSNFMEALVIIFRDLDLTYNYNRKQSPIFDFYIKYECRNRIIEVDYDKGKYKFNVDGTPETSNFTRNIDRYLPKHIFIYYSGISDRLNDLYIPHQKLYYDQIIKEHAKIESFNSIRRIFLAQNVHANFALIAFYLFPDQSAETLQFLKQELKITDFGSALFMLKEPAWVQSKNKGELFWGADGLVRKLLDDLYEIAYAPIEEKARVNVSYKKTENQNRKYLFIKDLIDFKKLVDSKYSNKIELFNALESIHISDLLHDVKITVGKEAVDGELAMSELSEGEKQLLTVLGLLKFTKDEESLVLLDEPDTHLNPMWKWKYLDYLDSVVKRQDTTQIIFCSHDPLVIGNLKRNQVQIFKKNEEGKTEAFNPFVSPREMSVSKILTSELFGIPSLISKKLEDLLNQKRYLQAKLANGKLQEDEKTEFERLKKYFDRIGFDDDTADSRYNRFLQLTSENEAFVNRKYTKAEEEELDKIARDVLEEISKEKKKA; encoded by the coding sequence ATGCGAGTCGATAAAGTACATATCAAAACGACGTTTAAAAACCTCACAGATTTCAAGATCGACATTGACGAGAAAGCAATGGAAACTGTTTTGCTCGGTTTAAACGCAACGGGTAAATCAAACTTTATGGAAGCTCTTGTTATTATTTTCAGAGATTTGGACCTGACTTATAATTACAATAGAAAGCAATCGCCAATTTTTGATTTTTACATTAAGTACGAGTGCCGTAACCGTATAATTGAAGTAGACTATGACAAAGGAAAATACAAATTTAATGTTGATGGAACACCAGAAACTTCAAACTTCACAAGGAATATAGATCGGTATCTTCCAAAACATATTTTTATTTACTACTCTGGAATAAGCGATAGGTTAAATGATTTGTATATACCTCATCAAAAACTATATTATGACCAAATCATAAAAGAGCACGCAAAAATTGAGAGTTTCAATAGTATTCGCAGAATTTTCTTGGCCCAAAATGTACACGCAAATTTTGCGTTAATTGCGTTTTATCTTTTCCCCGACCAATCTGCTGAGACATTGCAATTTTTAAAACAAGAACTAAAAATTACAGATTTTGGGTCTGCACTATTCATGCTTAAAGAACCAGCATGGGTGCAATCAAAGAATAAAGGCGAATTGTTTTGGGGTGCTGATGGCTTAGTTAGAAAATTATTAGATGATTTATATGAAATCGCATATGCCCCGATAGAAGAAAAAGCGCGAGTAAATGTAAGTTATAAAAAGACCGAGAACCAAAATCGGAAATATCTATTCATCAAAGATTTAATCGATTTTAAAAAATTAGTTGATTCAAAATATAGCAATAAGATCGAGTTGTTTAATGCCTTAGAAAGCATCCATATTTCTGATCTTTTACATGACGTAAAAATTACGGTTGGCAAAGAGGCGGTAGATGGCGAGCTTGCTATGAGCGAACTTAGCGAAGGTGAAAAACAGCTCTTAACAGTTTTGGGCTTATTAAAATTTACTAAAGATGAAGAATCGCTCGTTCTACTCGATGAGCCTGATACACATCTAAATCCCATGTGGAAATGGAAATATCTTGATTATTTAGATAGTGTTGTGAAGAGACAAGATACAACACAGATCATATTTTGCTCCCATGATCCTTTAGTAATTGGTAATCTCAAAAGAAATCAGGTGCAGATCTTTAAAAAAAATGAGGAAGGGAAAACTGAGGCATTTAATCCTTTTGTTAGTCCGCGTGAAATGAGTGTTTCTAAAATACTCACAAGTGAATTATTTGGAATTCCTTCACTAATTAGCAAAAAGCTTGAAGACTTGCTTAATCAGAAGCGTTATTTACAAGCAAAACTAGCGAATGGAAAACTTCAAGAGGACGAAAAGACGGAGTTCGAACGACTAAAAAAATATTTTGATCGAATAGGATTCGATGATGACACTGCTGATAGCAGATATAATAGATTTTTGCAACTCACAAGTGAAAATGAAGCTTTTGTAAATCGGAAATATACCAAAGCAGAAGAGGAGGAATTAGACAAGATCGCCCGCGACGTGCTTGAAGAAATATCAAAAGAAAAGAAAAAAGCATGA
- a CDS encoding site-specific integrase translates to MKTSQSFRIYFTIKSDKEKDGKAPLYVVVTINKEKCFIALKQKMVDISIWDFGKGTAKGTKSEIKELNAYLEEVRLKLGNCYKELQLKGKLINTRLIKSLFLGEKEEAFTLSSLMSYHNETATSDLKWSTLKHYYVTQRYLKKFLEEHYKATDIYLRELNYKFVKDFEVFLRNHKPKDHQKPLNNNGVMKHIIRLKKMTNLALNLHWIDSDPFATYKLKIQKVNREQLSEVELKAIEEKKFGIERLEMVRDMFVFCCYTGLSYVDVSNLEPAHIVTGADGDRWIRTCREKTLIPVIVPLLPNALMILDKYRDNERALYDGRVFPKISNQKVNSYLKEIADRCDIIKNVTFHIARHTFATTVTLSNGVPIETVSKILGHTKITTTQIYAKVVERKLKEDMSNLKIRLDRK, encoded by the coding sequence ATGAAGACATCACAGTCATTCCGCATCTACTTTACCATCAAGAGTGATAAGGAGAAGGACGGCAAAGCACCCCTATATGTGGTGGTGACCATCAACAAGGAAAAGTGCTTTATTGCTCTAAAGCAGAAAATGGTTGACATCAGTATCTGGGATTTTGGAAAAGGTACTGCTAAAGGCACCAAGAGTGAAATAAAGGAGCTGAACGCTTACCTGGAAGAGGTTCGATTGAAGTTAGGCAACTGCTATAAGGAACTACAATTAAAAGGAAAACTAATCAATACCCGTTTGATCAAGAGTCTTTTTCTTGGCGAGAAGGAAGAGGCCTTTACACTCAGCAGCCTAATGAGTTATCATAACGAGACGGCTACCTCTGATTTGAAGTGGAGTACGCTTAAGCATTATTACGTTACTCAGCGGTATTTAAAGAAGTTCCTTGAAGAGCATTATAAGGCTACTGACATTTACCTGCGTGAGCTCAATTACAAGTTTGTGAAAGACTTCGAAGTTTTCTTGCGTAATCACAAACCGAAAGATCATCAAAAGCCGCTCAATAACAACGGCGTGATGAAACACATCATTCGATTAAAAAAGATGACGAATCTGGCATTAAACCTCCACTGGATAGATTCAGACCCGTTCGCTACTTATAAACTTAAAATCCAAAAAGTTAATAGAGAGCAGCTATCAGAAGTTGAATTGAAGGCTATTGAAGAAAAGAAGTTTGGAATTGAGCGCCTCGAAATGGTTAGGGATATGTTCGTCTTCTGCTGCTATACCGGACTGTCCTACGTGGATGTAAGCAATCTTGAGCCCGCGCATATTGTAACGGGAGCTGACGGCGACAGATGGATTAGGACATGCAGAGAAAAAACGTTGATTCCGGTTATCGTCCCCCTTTTGCCTAACGCTTTAATGATACTGGATAAGTACAGAGATAACGAGCGTGCTTTATATGACGGTCGGGTCTTTCCAAAAATATCAAACCAGAAGGTTAATAGCTACTTGAAAGAAATTGCTGATCGTTGTGACATTATTAAAAACGTCACATTTCATATTGCCAGGCACACATTTGCTACCACTGTAACATTATCTAATGGCGTTCCCATTGAAACGGTGAGTAAGATTTTAGGTCATACCAAAATAACCACCACTCAGATTTATGCTAAAGTTGTCGAGCGTAAGTTGAAAGAAGATATGAGTAACCTAAAGATACGGCTTGATAGGAAGTAG
- a CDS encoding HAD family phosphatase, which yields MQNIKNIIFDYGNVIFSIDFARVQQSFNELGISNVDEFFGHLQQDPIFDAFDRGQITAAQFRDRIREKTNNANLTDDEIDAAWNSILVGVAPGNHDLLLKLQQKYRTFLLSNINEIHYDFILKYLKNNFGFDSNDHLFEKIYYSHFTGKRKPEIAIFEQVLQENNLNPAETLFIDDSPQHLAAAQTLGIQTFLMKAPDTIQAFAGREHLL from the coding sequence ATGCAAAATATTAAAAACATCATATTTGATTACGGCAATGTTATCTTTAGTATCGATTTTGCCAGGGTACAGCAGTCGTTCAATGAACTGGGCATCAGTAATGTAGATGAGTTTTTTGGTCATCTGCAACAAGATCCTATTTTTGATGCTTTTGACCGCGGACAAATCACCGCTGCCCAGTTTCGTGACCGTATTCGTGAAAAAACTAACAATGCTAATCTTACCGACGACGAAATTGATGCCGCCTGGAATAGTATTTTAGTGGGTGTCGCCCCCGGTAATCATGATTTGCTGTTAAAATTGCAACAAAAATATCGCACCTTTTTGCTAAGCAACATCAACGAAATACATTACGACTTCATTTTAAAATACTTGAAGAACAACTTTGGCTTCGACAGTAACGACCATTTGTTTGAGAAAATTTATTACTCGCATTTTACCGGCAAACGCAAGCCCGAGATTGCCATTTTTGAACAGGTATTGCAGGAAAATAATCTTAATCCGGCCGAAACATTGTTTATAGATGATAGTCCGCAGCATCTGGCTGCTGCGCAAACCTTGGGCATACAAACCTTTTTGATGAAAGCCCCAGATACTATACAAGCTTTTGCCGGTCGCGAACATTTACTATAA
- a CDS encoding class I SAM-dependent DNA methyltransferase, which produces MTTNNLVQKIWSFCDTLRDDGLGYNDYLEQLTYLLFLKMADENKNKYNLPNICDWTSLVANKGGKLLDQYERILKALADSGGMLKKIFSGAQNKIHDSSKLQRLINLIDEENWTSTGFDIKGEIYESLLQKNAENSGAGQYFTPRSVIQAIVECIKPQPSETIADPSCGTGGFFLGALEYLNRKKLTNEERDVIRFDTFHGWEIEKATARLCLMNLYLHGVGDLKKTPDIQVTDSLKAKDTKKVKIVLANPPFGKSSSDIPTNDIKMSEKEGYFLREDFWVTTSNKQLAFIQHIVNMLEENGRAAVVLPDNVLFEGGAGEVIRRKILEEVNLHTILRLPTGIFYAQGVNANVLFFNKKQVSKRKNKDVWFYDYRTNVHHTPKKNPLSFNSLKQFVECYNESKRKETWAKASPQGRWRKYSHEEILARDKVNFDITWLKDESSIDMDALPDPDILIAEIIDNLETVLNNLRNVRDSISV; this is translated from the coding sequence ATGACTACAAATAACCTGGTACAGAAAATCTGGTCATTTTGCGATACATTGCGAGATGATGGCTTAGGATACAATGATTATCTGGAGCAGCTTACTTATCTGCTGTTTTTAAAAATGGCCGATGAAAATAAGAATAAATACAACTTACCAAACATTTGTGATTGGACAAGTCTCGTCGCGAATAAGGGTGGAAAGCTACTTGATCAATATGAGAGAATATTAAAAGCACTCGCAGATTCTGGCGGGATGCTTAAAAAGATTTTTTCTGGTGCTCAGAATAAAATACATGACTCATCCAAGCTGCAAAGACTGATTAATCTGATAGATGAGGAAAACTGGACATCTACAGGCTTCGATATTAAAGGCGAAATTTACGAATCACTGCTTCAAAAAAATGCTGAAAATAGTGGAGCTGGCCAGTATTTCACCCCGCGATCTGTTATCCAGGCCATAGTTGAATGTATAAAACCGCAACCATCCGAAACAATAGCAGATCCGTCTTGTGGAACTGGTGGCTTTTTTTTAGGCGCATTGGAATATCTCAATAGGAAAAAGCTAACTAACGAGGAGCGAGATGTTATTAGATTCGATACATTTCATGGGTGGGAAATTGAGAAAGCTACCGCTCGACTTTGCCTAATGAATCTTTATTTGCATGGTGTAGGGGATCTTAAAAAAACACCAGACATACAAGTTACGGATAGTCTTAAAGCAAAGGATACAAAAAAGGTGAAGATAGTATTAGCTAATCCACCTTTCGGAAAGAGCAGTAGCGATATTCCTACTAATGATATAAAAATGTCCGAGAAAGAAGGCTATTTCCTTAGAGAAGACTTTTGGGTTACGACCAGCAATAAACAACTCGCTTTTATACAGCACATAGTTAACATGCTAGAGGAAAACGGACGCGCTGCTGTGGTTTTGCCAGACAACGTGCTTTTTGAAGGAGGCGCAGGTGAAGTAATACGGCGTAAAATTCTTGAAGAGGTTAATTTGCACACTATTTTAAGATTACCTACGGGCATATTTTACGCACAAGGCGTCAATGCTAATGTCTTGTTCTTTAATAAAAAACAAGTCTCTAAGAGGAAAAATAAAGATGTTTGGTTTTATGATTATAGAACGAACGTCCATCATACTCCTAAAAAGAATCCGCTATCGTTTAATAGTTTAAAGCAATTTGTTGAGTGTTACAATGAAAGTAAAAGGAAAGAAACATGGGCAAAAGCTAGTCCTCAAGGACGTTGGAGAAAATATTCGCATGAAGAGATTCTGGCTAGGGATAAGGTAAACTTTGATATAACTTGGCTAAAGGACGAAAGCTCAATAGATATGGATGCACTACCTGATCCTGATATTTTGATAGCCGAAATAATCGATAACTTAGAAACCGTTCTAAACAATTTAAGAAATGTGAGAGACTCAATTTCAGTTTAG
- a CDS encoding proline dehydrogenase family protein — protein sequence MLAQRTDLPQPERGTLSFENTEIAFKHASNNDLTRAYWLFTAINNNLLVKIGPGITNFAMNIGLPIKGIIKATIFKQFCGGETIAECNATIKNLQSGGVGTILDYSVEGEEEEHVFDETGDEIIRTIERATGDPAIPITVFKVTGVGRFGLLEKLDAGTPLTSAEEEEWQKVQNRVLAICQKAHQAGIPVMIDAEESWIQKTLDKLALNMMRRFNRNKAIVYNTYQIYRHDKLASLKVDFDVARTEEFLLGVKIVRGAYMEKERRRAQEMGYPSPIQPDKASSDRDYNESIRFCIEHIDRIALVAGTHNESSCRLLADLLNQHRIPHNHPHVYFSQLLGMSDNLSFNLADAGYNVVKYVPYGPVKAVLPYLFRRAQENTAIAGQMSRELGLIIKEKRRRKI from the coding sequence ATGCTTGCTCAACGTACCGATTTACCGCAACCCGAAAGGGGCACCCTATCATTCGAAAACACAGAGATTGCCTTTAAACATGCCTCTAATAATGATTTAACGCGGGCTTACTGGCTTTTTACGGCTATTAATAATAATTTGTTAGTTAAAATTGGACCTGGCATCACCAACTTTGCCATGAATATTGGTTTGCCTATAAAAGGAATCATCAAGGCCACCATATTTAAACAATTTTGCGGCGGCGAAACTATTGCCGAGTGTAATGCTACCATTAAAAACCTGCAGTCGGGCGGTGTAGGCACCATCTTGGACTACTCGGTAGAGGGCGAAGAAGAGGAGCATGTTTTTGATGAAACAGGTGACGAAATTATACGCACCATTGAACGCGCCACCGGCGACCCGGCCATCCCGATCACCGTATTTAAAGTAACCGGCGTAGGCCGCTTCGGCCTGCTCGAAAAACTGGATGCCGGCACACCCTTAACCTCAGCCGAAGAAGAAGAATGGCAAAAGGTACAAAACCGGGTGCTGGCCATTTGCCAAAAGGCGCACCAGGCAGGCATACCGGTAATGATTGATGCCGAAGAAAGCTGGATACAAAAAACGCTGGATAAATTAGCCCTGAACATGATGCGCCGCTTTAACCGTAATAAGGCTATTGTGTACAACACTTATCAGATTTACCGCCATGATAAATTAGCCTCGTTAAAAGTAGATTTTGACGTAGCCCGTACCGAAGAGTTTTTGTTAGGCGTTAAAATTGTACGCGGCGCTTACATGGAAAAAGAGCGCAGACGTGCGCAGGAGATGGGCTATCCATCGCCCATACAACCTGATAAAGCATCGAGCGACCGCGATTACAACGAATCTATCCGTTTTTGTATAGAGCATATTGACCGTATTGCGTTGGTAGCCGGCACACACAACGAGAGCAGTTGCCGTTTACTGGCCGATTTGCTGAACCAGCACCGCATTCCGCATAACCACCCACATGTATATTTTTCGCAATTACTGGGCATGAGCGACAACCTGAGCTTTAACCTGGCCGATGCCGGTTACAATGTGGTAAAATATGTACCCTACGGACCAGTAAAGGCAGTATTACCCTACCTGTTTAGGCGCGCCCAGGAAAATACCGCCATTGCCGGCCAAATGAGCCGCGAATTAGGCCTGATTATTAAAGAGAAAAGGCGCAGAAAGATTTAA
- a CDS encoding RNA-binding S4 domain-containing protein — translation MIEFKLNGEFIPLIQLLKATGLVHTGGEAQIVVTEGEVKYNGQVDYRKRLKVKKGDVIEFRSKKIVVI, via the coding sequence ATGATTGAATTTAAACTAAATGGCGAGTTTATCCCTCTAATACAGTTATTAAAGGCCACCGGGTTAGTGCATACCGGCGGTGAAGCACAGATAGTGGTCACTGAAGGCGAAGTGAAATATAACGGCCAGGTTGATTATCGCAAACGCCTTAAAGTAAAAAAGGGCGATGTGATTGAATTCCGGTCTAAAAAAATTGTGGTGATATAA